The Brassica napus cultivar Da-Ae chromosome C1, Da-Ae, whole genome shotgun sequence DNA segment TTCTTGATTGAAATTCATTAGTTTTAGCTACAGTTTTCATGTTCCAACTTTAATTTGTGCACGTACTTCAATCAAGTATCACGAACGTAGATGATATAACTATCCTATAACTTTCGGCTGCTATACTTAGTTTGAAAAGAGTATACATCAAAATACAAACTGGTAATAACTCAGAGTAAAACACATTAACAAACACGTTATATATTCATGTTAACAAAACATTACGCTAAGCTACAATTAATGAATAAATGTCAAAGAATGTAATAAGTCTAGTAAAGAGAGGGCAATTAATTAGAGAGGGTGATAATGAAATACGGTGTTGTCACCTAGGAAATTGCATTCTTGTTAATAATATATGAGTATAAGGTTAGTCTCTAATAATGCTCTTATTTTAATACTAAGGGGATGTTTAGCATATATccaaaatattacattaaaagtAATTAGATAGGATTTGAAGGCCTTAAGAAACATTGACAAACCTTGAACCACATGGCACGTATTCAGTGTCATATGAATTTGGTCGAttcattttgatttgatttcacttaaatataaaataattttctataaattaatgatGATATCATCTCCCTGAaggggaaaaaaaaacacttacaGAAAATAGCATTGTATATTTTTGGATTGATCCAACGTATTAGAAACTAAGTTATATATATCAGAAAATGGTTTATACTAATCATAGGTCGTACTAAGTTAGATTGATAGTTTTTCGGTgctaaatttaataatttcgaGAAATGCTAGTTCAATTTTGTAGTTTTGTAATTTCGTCATAATGACCATGAGCTTGTTGATatcccatatatattatttgtgaaacattacaattttttttaaaacacatgtcatcattaggatgattcttagaattattagagaaatatgttggtcaatctaattatataataagttttttttgttaaactaaccataaattcattattaatgtcatttattatttccttaaataaagattacggaattgcttaatatggctaaagtatatatgaaaattaatgattttgaataataaagatctgataaaaaaataatgtaatcttctatcaaatttgtttaattttaatctattaaaataattaaaaaaatcacaataaccatattataaaaatttagatttttcagtatatgttatattgtgaattttaaaaaacgactataaattattaaaactgttaaaagtctcacattcaaattttgcgatccatggtttaaaatttttgttatgacaaaatacaaatgattacaaaatcatataaataaaagtctaatttaattaatcactaagatttaaaatatatatgtatatatatcattctaaattaaacttataaaccatattgaataaataaatattttaatttcaaaattactttgaataattttttttgataaaagttttgaactaacattgataaaaaaattttaaattataaattgctaaaattattaatcccacaatgaagattttgttatcaataatttaaagtttttgctattaaagatacacatgatcaaaaaaacacATGAGTAGAAAActtcatttaatagacattaatattaaaaatatactgtgtatgttaatttcatttaaatttaattacatatcctatcaaattttttaaaaaattgtttggattaataaaattaatttatacgttcgcaccaatttaggtatatatgtaatagttactgacttttaattattcaatatatatttattatttcataatatgtaagaatatacaatacataaaataatttttatatataatatttatcctgcgcaaggcgcggatttTAATATAGTGGATATAGTATTTTCTAACTTTCGAACCCATCATacagagaattttttttttggtattcgaaatataataaaatggaGTAAGACTTAATAATCCAATTAAGGCTACCAACCTATAgtagtatagttttttttttaaacacataatAATAGTATAGTTTAAACAAAACTTTTGTGATGAACACATGGACTTCCTATATAATAGCCAACCGAGTCTTCAAAATATTCATATAGAACAAACACCACATTcctaattccaaaaaaaaaaaaaaaaaactaatgacgATAAGTTCGAAAACCCAACCTCCCCTAACCCTTCCGGTCATCGACTTCTCGATTCCGAACCTCAAGCCGGAAACTCCCGAGTGGAACTCAGTGAGAGACCAAGTCCGAAGAGCCCTAGAAGACTACGGATGTTTTGAGGCCTTGTTCGACGGAGCTTCAGCGGAGCTACGGAAGGCACTGTTCGAGGCCTCGGAGGAAGCTTTCGATTTACCACTGGAGACCAAACTAAGTACAAAAGAATCGGACGAAATCTACAAAGGATACGTTGGTCAGGTTTCGACTATACCTTTATACGAAGGTATGGGCTTTGACGGTGCAGATAGTCCTGAAGTTGTCGATGAATTGACCTACAAGCTTTGGCCTCAAGGCAACATCACCTTCAGGTTctctttcttattcttcttcttatcaTCTCTGTCTTCATTTCTCGCTAGAAAGTCTATATATGTAAACTAGGCAGTCTCTGGGTGGTGCGGAGGTCCCTGGCTTCACGATCTAGCTCTCGGTAGGGGCAGATCTAGGTCGTGACCCAAGTCTTCTTCTGTTACCTTTGGTTGGTTGTTTGTGAGGTGTGGTCTTGATCTATCCAAACACCAGTTCCGCACCAATCTGTCTGCTTCTCCCTAGCTAGTCTTTGCTTCCTCCTCTTTCTTTTTGTCTCGTCGTTTTCTCGTTCCGGTGGATTTTGCGTTCTTCTTTCTCAGCTCCGCCGAGCTCCAGTTTTCAGCTtcgttttctctttttttttttttgtatccaaaGTTTCTGGTTTGCTTTTGTACCAACCCGGTTTAGTCTGGTTTagacttattttctttttatcttttattgcCATCTATCCTGTacactaaaaaataattaatatgaaaAACCTTTAAAAAAGTGGAATAAATATAAAGCATAGTCGACAAAAATATAAAGCATAGCACTTTGTATTAGAAAAAGTGTAACAAGAGAGGCTTTATAACCAGAATACCCACAGTATTTAGAAGTTTTGTGTACATTATTATAACTAGCGTCACCTTTTTATAATATCAAATTCAAATCTAGCatattttgtagttttataACCAAAAGCATAACTCTGTCGTGTCTACGATTTTTCAACTTTATAAAAGGTAAAACTATGATAAAAATTGATGAAATAAATATacttttgtaaatttgtatttctctttcttgcAGCAAGAATGTTCAGTCATTTACGGAGAATTTAATATCATTAGACATGAAGGTGAGGACGATGATCATGCAGAGTTTCGGTCTCGATAAATACATCGAGGAGCACCTTAATTCAGCGAAGAACCACTTTCGTTTGCTTAAATATAGAGGCCTTGACGAAAACACAGAGGAGCAGCTAGGCCTTGACCCTCATATCGATAGACATTTCCTCACTATACTTTGTCAAAACGACGTAGTAGATGGTTTGGAGATCAAAACCAAAGAAGGTGAGGACTGGATCAAAGCTAAGCCATCTCAAGACTCTTCTTTCCTCGTTATAGCCGGAGCTTCACTTCATGTAAAATTAGGCTTCCTTGAGTTTCAGTCATGTAAAATCATCTTTGATTTATTCtatcaacatcatcatcatatatggGTTTCGTAGGTACTACTGAATGGTAGGGTGTTTCCTCCGCTTCACCGTGTGGTAATAACCGGAAAGAAAGATCGGCACACGGCTGGACTGTTCTTGCTTCCCAAAGAAGGACTGATCATAAATGCATTCGAGGAGGTGGTCGATGGTGAACATCCTCGTCTCTATAAGCCTTTTGATTATAACGCTTACTTTAAGTTCACCTACACCGATACCAAGAAGAGGGATTTATCGGCTCTCAAGACTTACTGCTCTCTCTCTAAAGAGGACTGATCATCCTTGCCAATAAATAAATCTATGtgtatatatgtatcatttgaTCACTACTCACTAGCTAGCTATGCTTGTTTAGTTTGCTCTTGAGTTGGTTCGTTCGTTGTTACATTTATTCTGTCTTGTTGGCGCTTGAGCTTGTAATAAAACCTCGACTTACCGATACTCCAAAATACATGTTTTGATCCTGGAATTAATTAATTGACGGTGTAGACGTTGAAACTGATATGGCAATGTTTTAGTTTCAGATGTTTCCGGAACATTTGACTAATCAAACCCTTCAATTATCAAAGATGAATCCACAAGCATGTATTATACTATTGGTATAATTGTAACTTCACTAATCACTACAAAGGCGATCAATCTCTAGTCTTCTTTGACTGCTTTGTTGATTCACCAGGGgagaaaaaaaactccaaaaacatCTCAAGGCTCTTCTTGAGTTCGTCATCATTGCTAGGCATTTCTCGACTTACTTTACCTGGGATAGCTTTTTAACCTTTGATCATGTGAAAAGCATTGCATCACAACAAACCCAAAAGTATTACAGTAACCTTTAATGTTATTTGAAAGGTAAAAAGATTCAAATATTAGGAAAAGGAGAAATCATGGAAAcctttatcaaattaaaaaagaaaaaaagaaaaagaagtaatGGAAACCGAAGGTAAGATACACTTTGCAACATACCACGGCCATCTCAAACTCTATAGAGACTctgttaaagaaaaaaacaaggttctttttaataatct contains these protein-coding regions:
- the LOC106416694 gene encoding probable 2-oxoglutarate-dependent dioxygenase AOP1, whose protein sequence is MTISSKTQPPLTLPVIDFSIPNLKPETPEWNSVRDQVRRALEDYGCFEALFDGASAELRKALFEASEEAFDLPLETKLSTKESDEIYKGYVGQVSTIPLYEGMGFDGADSPEVVDELTYKLWPQGNITFSKNVQSFTENLISLDMKVRTMIMQSFGLDKYIEEHLNSAKNHFRLLKYRGLDENTEEQLGLDPHIDRHFLTILCQNDVVDGLEIKTKEGEDWIKAKPSQDSSFLVIAGASLHVLLNGRVFPPLHRVVITGKKDRHTAGLFLLPKEGLIINAFEEVVDGEHPRLYKPFDYNAYFKFTYTDTKKRDLSALKTYCSLSKED